Proteins encoded in a region of the Thermoleophilia bacterium genome:
- a CDS encoding TIGR03936 family radical SAM-associated protein: MTWWLVAFVREGSAAYLSHLDTTRALQRIFARAGIELARSQGMRPKACISLPLPLPVGASGCDELAVVEVVDASIAPATAVAKLDAVAPPGIVPVGVTVVGERHPRPRAKRAEYTCHVRGDATALGSAVARFAHEPQVIRERVSPKGRRSLDLKEYVADTRVGPTADGVTLDFAIRHRATGAARPQEYIDLIAEWAEVEPVMHHLRRTRITWENLPPATTVGAEGVGVCDADEESVDR, encoded by the coding sequence GTGACGTGGTGGCTGGTCGCTTTCGTGCGCGAGGGCTCTGCCGCGTATCTTTCGCATCTCGATACGACGCGGGCGCTGCAACGCATCTTCGCCCGCGCCGGCATCGAGCTCGCGCGGTCTCAGGGTATGAGGCCGAAGGCCTGCATCTCGCTGCCGCTGCCGTTGCCGGTCGGCGCCAGCGGATGCGATGAGCTGGCGGTCGTTGAGGTGGTTGATGCCTCCATCGCGCCGGCGACCGCGGTCGCCAAACTGGACGCGGTAGCCCCGCCGGGTATCGTGCCGGTTGGTGTGACCGTGGTCGGGGAACGACATCCGCGCCCGCGCGCCAAGCGTGCGGAGTACACTTGCCATGTGCGTGGCGACGCGACTGCGCTTGGATCTGCGGTCGCGCGTTTCGCACATGAACCACAGGTTATCCGCGAGCGCGTTTCGCCTAAGGGCAGACGTTCGCTCGATCTCAAAGAGTACGTCGCCGACACACGCGTTGGACCGACGGCGGACGGAGTCACGCTCGACTTCGCCATTCGCCACAGGGCCACCGGTGCTGCGCGACCGCAGGAGTACATCGACCTCATTGCCGAGTGGGCGGAGGTCGAGCCGGTGATGCATCACTTGAGGCGCACGCGCATCACCTGGGAGAACTTGCCCCCGGCCACGACGGTTGGGGCGGAAGGAGTTGGTGTATGTGACGCCGACGAAGAAAGCGTCGACCGGTGA